A genomic region of Herbaspirillum sp. DW155 contains the following coding sequences:
- a CDS encoding DUF445 family protein, whose translation MDKSFALRRAKRLALVCLLGSAVLFVAASLAPPSIGAALLRAVAEAAMVGALADWFAVTALFRRIPLPLLARHTAIIPRNKERIADNLAVFVEEKFLSPQSLTGLVRRHDPAQRLAAWMAAPANAARLGGYMAQAVAGVLTLTDDRRIQAFVREALQTALGKLDLSRSLASILDTLTLDGRHQQLLDRAIVALAELLNREQTRAFIAGRMVEWLQREYPKIEKLLPSNWIGEKSAETLADILDKLLTGIAADPQHSLRQAFDHQLAGFVARLKEDPALRERAEEIKREVLQGEAVNAYVGSLWDSLRLWLRQDLARPDSALHAQASAATQWIGRALQEDAGLRASLNTHLEQAIASLSPDVAQLLTRHISDTIKQWDTAELSRQIELNIGRDLQYIRINGTLVGGLIGALLFGLSWLMQWLMHGPS comes from the coding sequence ATGGATAAATCATTTGCTTTGCGTCGTGCCAAGCGTCTGGCCCTTGTCTGCCTGTTGGGATCGGCGGTGCTGTTCGTGGCGGCCTCGCTCGCACCGCCCTCGATCGGGGCCGCGCTGCTGCGCGCCGTGGCCGAGGCCGCCATGGTCGGCGCGCTGGCCGACTGGTTTGCGGTGACCGCGCTGTTTCGCCGCATTCCCTTGCCGCTGCTGGCACGCCACACGGCCATCATCCCGCGCAACAAGGAACGCATTGCCGACAACCTGGCCGTCTTCGTGGAAGAAAAATTCCTCAGTCCACAATCCCTCACCGGCCTGGTGCGCCGCCATGATCCGGCGCAGCGGCTCGCGGCCTGGATGGCCGCCCCCGCGAACGCCGCGCGCCTGGGCGGCTATATGGCGCAGGCCGTGGCCGGCGTGCTCACGCTCACCGACGACCGCCGCATCCAGGCTTTCGTGCGCGAGGCCTTGCAGACGGCGCTGGGCAAGCTGGACCTGTCGCGCTCGCTGGCCAGCATCCTCGATACCCTGACCCTGGATGGCCGCCACCAGCAATTGCTGGACCGTGCCATCGTGGCGCTGGCCGAGCTGCTCAACCGCGAGCAGACGCGCGCCTTCATCGCCGGGCGGATGGTGGAATGGCTGCAGCGCGAATATCCCAAGATCGAAAAATTGCTGCCCTCGAACTGGATCGGCGAGAAGTCCGCCGAGACCCTGGCCGATATCCTCGACAAGCTCCTCACCGGCATCGCCGCCGATCCACAGCACTCGCTGCGCCAGGCCTTCGACCACCAGCTGGCAGGTTTCGTGGCGCGGCTCAAGGAAGATCCGGCACTGCGGGAACGCGCCGAAGAGATCAAGCGCGAGGTCTTGCAGGGCGAGGCCGTCAACGCCTACGTGGGCAGCCTCTGGGACAGCCTGCGTCTATGGCTGCGGCAAGACCTGGCGCGGCCCGATTCGGCCCTGCACGCGCAGGCCAGCGCCGCCACGCAGTGGATAGGCCGCGCCCTGCAGGAGGATGCCGGGCTGCGCGCTTCGCTGAACACCCATCTGGAACAGGCCATCGCCAGCCTCAGCCCGGACGTGGCGCAACTGCTCACGCGCCACATCAGCGACACCATCAAGCAGTGGGACACGGCCGAGCTGTCGCGGCAGATCGAGCTCAACATCGGCCGCGACCTGCAGTACATCCGCATCAACGGCACCCTGGTCGGCGGCCTGATCGGGGCGCTGCTGTTCGGGCTGTCGTGGCTGATGCAATGGCTGATGCACGGGCCTTCTTGA
- a CDS encoding T6SS immunity protein Tli4 family protein, producing MMNFNSLSFINGLSMVLCTFALSGDLSIYSGSASMNKSLGPVTTFCVGRFLIDVPQGSTLSGGNYLYDFTRIERPQAMEVEAFSARHAERERFLREEKHKSEPSLLRLVEIPDTYSRIYVYWQSAHITAVAEVDGYLWTNGVQFLLKTQAGMSAPPPGISSRQDYAVARMRETLANLRTRQDDDIPTEPGYCFEGGFIANPEWENEEAGIDIDIAGHPDAFVSVWFYPLAMSKHDRPLLDRMGDVLQMLGRMATSVHVLRRGDRQVGPYKGQEFLVSAPNSGGLRGHSFIWETEGEGTLDTPALKIELTTGHHDENSNPQQTRMTDAQAMKLWDDVLDSFRLRPVVSAQETRP from the coding sequence ATGATGAATTTCAACAGCCTGTCTTTCATCAATGGCCTCTCCATGGTGTTGTGTACCTTTGCGCTGTCTGGAGACCTGTCAATTTATTCTGGATCTGCAAGCATGAACAAATCACTTGGCCCCGTGACGACCTTTTGTGTTGGGCGTTTTCTGATTGATGTTCCCCAAGGCTCAACGCTGAGTGGCGGAAATTATCTCTACGACTTCACGCGGATAGAGCGACCGCAGGCCATGGAGGTCGAGGCATTTTCCGCCCGTCATGCCGAAAGGGAGCGCTTTCTCAGAGAGGAAAAACACAAGAGCGAACCGAGCCTTCTACGTCTGGTGGAAATACCGGACACCTATTCCAGAATATATGTCTACTGGCAGAGCGCCCATATCACTGCCGTTGCCGAGGTTGATGGCTATCTCTGGACGAACGGTGTCCAGTTTTTACTGAAGACCCAGGCCGGAATGAGTGCGCCACCCCCCGGGATCAGCAGTCGCCAAGACTACGCCGTTGCCCGAATGCGAGAGACGCTCGCCAACCTGAGAACCCGTCAAGATGACGATATCCCCACCGAGCCCGGATATTGTTTCGAAGGCGGCTTCATCGCCAATCCAGAGTGGGAAAACGAAGAAGCCGGCATCGACATCGACATCGCCGGCCACCCCGATGCCTTTGTCTCTGTCTGGTTCTATCCACTGGCAATGAGCAAGCACGACCGTCCCCTGCTGGATCGCATGGGTGACGTGCTGCAAATGTTGGGTCGTATGGCGACCTCAGTGCACGTGCTACGACGAGGCGACCGCCAGGTCGGCCCCTACAAGGGCCAGGAATTTTTGGTGAGTGCGCCCAACAGCGGCGGTCTGCGCGGTCACAGCTTTATCTGGGAGACCGAAGGAGAAGGCACGCTCGATACCCCCGCGCTCAAGATCGAATTGACCACCGGCCATCACGACGAAAACAGCAATCCTCAACAAACCAGGATGACCGACGCCCAGGCCATGAAGCTGTGGGACGACGTGTTGGACAGTTTCCGCCTGCGTCCCGTCGTCAGTGCGCAGGAGACGCGACCATGA
- a CDS encoding helix-turn-helix transcriptional regulator, with product MKNSETPPSARVIFGQNVRRVRRLKEMSQEELAFRADISRTYLSEVERGERNISVDNMEALACALEMELPDLMRVRLLSLPSEDSR from the coding sequence ATGAAAAATTCAGAGACTCCACCGAGCGCCCGCGTCATCTTCGGACAGAACGTCCGCAGGGTACGCCGGCTGAAAGAGATGTCACAAGAAGAACTGGCCTTCCGTGCTGACATCAGTCGCACCTACCTGAGCGAAGTCGAACGCGGGGAAAGGAATATTTCCGTCGACAACATGGAGGCCCTGGCCTGCGCGCTGGAGATGGAATTGCCCGACCTGATGCGCGTGAGGCTGTTGTCCTTGCCCAGCGAGGATTCGCGCTGA
- a CDS encoding heavy metal sensor histidine kinase codes for MSRNTASMSLRLVVLFGLLALVLFTAVGSYLSHSLHMQLERRDDEELAGKCRSINHLVEHAASLEDILARRHLVLDTLSGHDQLLVRIARADGSTLLESHDPTRTAPGIDLSTVRIAGWDRIETLRMGELRARYIASMPATRSGEKAIVLVVRTASDRMLLLADYRADLWWATAIGTVLATLLSYFLVRSGLRPLRMMAVQTRAISANRLDTRLDLQAAPRELHEIVQSFNDMLDRLHRSFQQLSQFSADLAHDVRTPLNNLMVQTQVALGKPRSLDEYQALLSSNIEEYERLSRMMESMLFLARADNAHVVLQIQALDVSEELNRIAEYFEGIAEEAQVRIAVAGSGTLYADPNLLRRAVGNLVANAIRYTPAQGVISLQATALAEAMLIEVANPGPGIAPAEIERIFDRFYRADPARSSASGSSGLGLAIVRTIMSLHGGQASAWSEPGKRTVFTLRFPQAPVSLPGKG; via the coding sequence GTGAGCCGCAACACCGCCTCGATGAGCCTGCGCCTGGTGGTGCTGTTTGGCCTGCTGGCGCTGGTGCTCTTCACGGCGGTGGGCAGCTATCTTTCGCATTCGCTGCACATGCAGCTGGAGCGTCGCGATGACGAGGAGCTGGCCGGCAAGTGCCGTTCCATCAATCATCTGGTCGAGCATGCGGCCTCATTGGAGGACATCCTGGCGCGCCGTCATCTGGTGCTGGACACCCTCTCCGGCCACGATCAACTGCTGGTGCGCATCGCCCGCGCCGATGGCAGCACCCTCCTGGAAAGCCACGATCCCACGCGCACCGCACCGGGCATCGATCTGTCCACCGTCAGGATCGCCGGCTGGGATCGCATCGAAACGCTGCGCATGGGCGAACTGCGTGCGCGCTACATCGCGAGCATGCCAGCCACGCGCTCGGGGGAAAAAGCCATCGTGCTGGTGGTACGTACCGCCTCGGACCGCATGCTGCTGCTGGCCGACTATCGTGCCGACCTGTGGTGGGCAACAGCGATCGGGACCGTGCTGGCCACGCTGCTGAGTTATTTCCTGGTGCGCAGCGGTTTGCGTCCCCTGCGCATGATGGCGGTGCAGACGCGCGCGATCTCGGCCAACAGGCTCGATACCCGGCTCGACCTGCAAGCGGCCCCGCGTGAACTGCACGAGATCGTGCAATCCTTCAACGACATGCTGGACCGCCTGCATCGCAGCTTCCAGCAACTGAGCCAGTTCTCAGCCGATCTGGCGCATGACGTGCGTACGCCCCTCAACAACCTCATGGTGCAGACCCAGGTGGCGCTGGGCAAACCGCGCAGCCTGGACGAATACCAGGCCCTGCTCAGTTCCAACATCGAGGAATACGAACGGCTCTCGCGCATGATGGAGAGCATGCTGTTCCTGGCCCGTGCCGATAATGCCCACGTGGTGCTGCAGATCCAGGCGCTGGATGTGAGCGAGGAACTCAATCGCATCGCCGAGTATTTCGAAGGCATTGCCGAGGAGGCACAGGTGCGCATTGCGGTGGCCGGCAGCGGCACCCTGTACGCCGATCCCAACCTGCTGCGCCGCGCGGTGGGTAACCTGGTGGCCAATGCGATCCGCTATACCCCGGCGCAGGGCGTCATCAGCCTGCAGGCCACGGCGCTGGCAGAGGCGATGTTGATCGAGGTCGCCAATCCCGGGCCGGGCATCGCGCCGGCCGAGATCGAGCGCATCTTCGACCGCTTCTACCGCGCCGATCCGGCGCGCAGCAGCGCCAGCGGTTCCAGCGGCCTGGGCCTGGCCATCGTGCGTACCATCATGTCTCTGCATGGCGGACAGGCCAGCGCGTGGAGTGAACCCGGAAAGCGCACGGTATTCACCCTGCGTTTCCCGCAGGCACCAGTGAGCTTGCCGGGCAAGGGATGA
- a CDS encoding alpha/beta hydrolase, translated as MSGSEPTRLVGTAWDEEGNDVAQSVLTGKRMKVRALCLTTPDVVIPILFVPGIMGTRLKVIGRDKGPAWFPPEAKWEAVVLLLKHFCRTAADRQRLLNPDTTEVDQDGPAYPDDISKTLLAFAPGKTDAERIKWRGWGQLHADSYLPILSLLETSMALIFDPASQGKKLTSHWQELVMARQDATRLGAQKPFTPLQEKQLQDAAELLYPVHAVGYNWLQSNKVSAQRLADQIERITAYYRSKGKSCEQVILVTHSMGGLVARACAQLPQMAERILGVVHGVMPAIGAPATYKRIRAGFEGAAQVILGRNGAECSAVMANAAGPLELLPTAQYKTWSNKGERHWLRVSYVGIGQRGMPEEMESFLGEGDPYAKIYLNNSPDWWKLIREDLIDPAGREEKAASKARGTGIPDNDLRKPDFDRFALNLQKARELHELIHQKYHARTYAYYAADPQRPSWNEVQWKCPVSVPDDIKTAMLRDDNLNREIFLAFRKGSARRFVLQEPTGPGDGTVPVESGAAPTPHVLQMFKHEGNAKGHDSYDHQYSYNSRIAQAATLYSIVSIVSESAWVRREFKK; from the coding sequence ATGAGTGGATCCGAACCGACCCGCCTGGTCGGCACAGCCTGGGATGAAGAGGGCAATGATGTGGCGCAATCGGTGCTGACCGGCAAGCGCATGAAGGTCAGGGCCTTGTGCCTGACTACACCGGATGTGGTGATTCCGATCCTGTTCGTACCGGGCATCATGGGGACCAGGCTCAAGGTCATCGGGCGTGACAAGGGTCCGGCATGGTTCCCGCCCGAGGCCAAATGGGAAGCCGTCGTGCTGCTGCTCAAGCACTTTTGCCGCACTGCTGCAGACCGCCAGCGCTTGCTCAACCCCGATACCACCGAGGTGGATCAAGACGGGCCCGCCTATCCTGACGACATCAGCAAGACGCTGCTGGCCTTCGCCCCTGGCAAGACCGATGCCGAGCGCATCAAGTGGCGTGGCTGGGGGCAACTGCACGCGGACAGTTATTTGCCGATTCTTTCACTGCTGGAGACGAGCATGGCGTTGATCTTCGATCCGGCCAGCCAGGGCAAGAAACTCACTTCACATTGGCAGGAACTGGTGATGGCGCGCCAGGATGCGACCAGGCTAGGCGCGCAGAAGCCGTTCACACCACTGCAGGAGAAGCAGTTGCAGGACGCTGCCGAACTGCTCTATCCGGTGCATGCGGTGGGCTATAACTGGCTGCAGAGCAACAAGGTGTCGGCACAGCGGCTGGCTGACCAGATCGAACGGATCACTGCGTATTACCGCAGCAAGGGGAAAAGTTGCGAGCAGGTGATTCTGGTCACGCACAGCATGGGCGGCCTGGTGGCGAGAGCTTGCGCGCAGTTGCCGCAGATGGCCGAACGTATCCTGGGTGTGGTGCATGGTGTGATGCCGGCCATCGGCGCACCGGCGACCTACAAGCGTATCCGGGCGGGGTTTGAAGGCGCAGCGCAGGTGATTCTGGGGCGCAATGGCGCCGAGTGTTCGGCGGTGATGGCCAATGCAGCTGGCCCGCTGGAATTGCTGCCGACGGCGCAATACAAGACCTGGAGCAATAAAGGAGAACGGCATTGGCTGCGGGTCAGTTATGTGGGTATCGGACAGCGTGGGATGCCTGAGGAGATGGAAAGCTTCCTGGGTGAGGGGGATCCTTACGCGAAGATTTATCTGAACAACTCGCCGGATTGGTGGAAGTTGATTCGGGAGGATCTGATTGATCCGGCAGGGCGGGAAGAAAAGGCGGCGAGCAAAGCAAGAGGAACGGGCATCCCTGATAACGATCTCCGCAAGCCAGACTTCGACAGGTTTGCTTTGAACTTGCAGAAGGCCCGTGAGTTGCACGAACTCATCCACCAAAAGTACCACGCAAGAACCTACGCCTACTATGCGGCGGATCCTCAACGACCTTCTTGGAATGAAGTGCAATGGAAGTGTCCAGTTTCTGTTCCGGACGATATTAAAACGGCGATGCTCAGGGATGACAACCTGAATCGCGAGATTTTCCTGGCGTTCAGGAAAGGGAGTGCACGCCGTTTTGTCTTGCAGGAACCGACAGGACCAGGTGACGGTACCGTACCGGTCGAATCGGGTGCGGCGCCTACTCCTCATGTCCTGCAGATGTTCAAGCACGAAGGAAACGCGAAAGGGCATGACAGTTACGACCATCAGTATTCCTACAACAGCAGGATCGCGCAGGCAGCGACGCTGTATTCCATCGTGAGCATCGTCAGCGAATCGGCATGGGTGCGAAGGGAATTCAAGAAATGA
- a CDS encoding type VI secretion system Vgr family protein, whose translation MLYRTISEAFIFWTHQARAIRLRLPPSHQTLQDALLVMHVTGREALCGEMEYELLCLSPHADLALEECMAVPAQIQLVTDQGELRTICGFIAEAHAGQLDSELSSYRLVLRDALSLLGQRTNTRVFLRASEVDVTQVLISEWRQRSTLMAGSFEVDWSLLAEPYPLREFIMQHNESDAAFLRRLWKRRGIGWFIRPGEPPLPGQAVSPRHTLVLFNDAMQLPRNAAGTLACRQDHAPGEQDGLLRWQATRRLRAGSVSRHAWDHVQDGPMRSQVNITTEQGELGDRFARLLDDYLIEAPHIAEDREDLDRICEARMQRLAQETTEFRADSTVRALRVGEWISVEGHPELDRHRPHEREFVLTRLEVYAENNLPASLDQRLQQAALHPESAFEDLTPLRQRCRAQGRRYLNRFVCVRRGMPLVPPFDPRVDLPEPQLQNAHVVGPPGEELYCDALGRIRLRFHATRMQDHQHAGGAGASDSERDSAWVRVASHWAGRQWGAISLPRVGDEVLVDFLGGDPDKPIVIGRVFNGQSLPPAFSGVGSLPDNRFLAGIRSKEIQGQRYNQLRLDDTPRQISAQLASQHGQSELNLGWLTHPRTEGQSNARGEGAELRTDRALALRGGQGVLISAAARKGASGTQLDRAEMLGLMSVLQEVQQQLADLAQTHHADDTQVQTFRRLRQQLDAWEAGSNTQTDNDGGGEPVVAVTAPAGVAVTSEEGVVIGAQKEVDLISAGNTQLSVGKKLLARVAESICLFAQRLGIQLIAANGKLQLQTHGGDIEATSARRIVLTAADEIVLQAPRLRLLAQGAQIDLGGDAITQQSSGDHTIRSANFHHVSAAHGEPPGVALPPSAMRTDERFILARRGSGRPHVRQRYRIELDDGSVIEGVTDEQGRTALSQDMAMRIARLRIVKE comes from the coding sequence ATGCTCTACCGGACCATTTCCGAAGCATTCATCTTCTGGACCCATCAGGCCCGCGCCATCCGGTTGCGACTGCCGCCATCGCACCAGACCTTGCAGGATGCGCTGCTGGTCATGCACGTGACGGGCCGCGAAGCGCTCTGCGGCGAGATGGAATATGAGCTGCTGTGCCTGTCGCCGCACGCGGACCTGGCGCTTGAGGAGTGCATGGCGGTGCCGGCGCAAATCCAGCTGGTGACGGACCAGGGAGAACTGCGCACGATATGCGGCTTCATCGCCGAAGCCCATGCGGGCCAGCTGGACAGCGAGTTGAGCAGCTACCGCCTGGTGCTGCGCGATGCCCTGAGCCTGCTGGGCCAGCGCACCAATACCCGGGTCTTCCTGCGGGCCAGCGAGGTAGACGTCACCCAGGTCCTGATCAGCGAATGGCGCCAACGCAGTACGCTCATGGCCGGCAGTTTCGAGGTGGACTGGTCGCTGCTGGCAGAGCCTTATCCGCTGCGCGAATTCATCATGCAGCACAACGAATCCGATGCCGCTTTCCTGCGTCGCCTGTGGAAGCGGCGCGGCATCGGCTGGTTCATCCGGCCCGGTGAGCCACCCTTGCCGGGTCAGGCAGTCAGTCCGCGCCATACCCTGGTGCTGTTCAACGATGCGATGCAGCTGCCGCGCAATGCAGCGGGCACCCTTGCCTGCCGACAGGATCACGCGCCCGGCGAGCAGGACGGCCTCCTGCGCTGGCAGGCCACGCGCCGCCTGCGTGCAGGCAGCGTCAGCCGCCATGCCTGGGACCATGTGCAGGATGGGCCCATGCGCAGTCAGGTGAACATCACGACAGAGCAGGGAGAACTGGGTGACCGCTTCGCCCGTCTGCTGGACGACTACCTGATCGAAGCACCGCACATCGCCGAGGATCGTGAAGATCTTGACCGGATTTGTGAGGCCCGCATGCAGCGGCTGGCGCAGGAGACCACGGAGTTCCGGGCCGACTCCACCGTGCGTGCGCTGCGTGTGGGCGAGTGGATCAGCGTGGAGGGACATCCTGAACTGGACCGGCATCGGCCACACGAACGCGAATTCGTCCTCACCCGGCTGGAGGTCTACGCCGAGAACAATCTTCCGGCATCCCTGGACCAGCGCCTGCAGCAAGCCGCATTGCATCCCGAAAGCGCCTTCGAGGACCTGACCCCATTGCGCCAGCGTTGCCGCGCGCAGGGCCGGCGCTATCTGAACCGCTTCGTCTGCGTGCGCCGTGGCATGCCGCTGGTTCCGCCTTTTGATCCACGCGTGGATCTGCCCGAACCGCAGCTACAGAATGCCCACGTGGTGGGACCGCCTGGTGAAGAGCTGTACTGCGATGCGCTGGGCCGCATCAGGCTGCGTTTTCACGCCACCCGCATGCAGGACCATCAGCATGCCGGTGGCGCCGGCGCCAGCGACAGCGAGCGGGATTCTGCCTGGGTGCGTGTGGCCAGTCATTGGGCGGGCCGACAATGGGGCGCGATCAGCTTGCCGCGCGTGGGCGATGAAGTGCTGGTCGACTTTCTTGGCGGCGACCCCGACAAGCCCATCGTGATCGGCCGGGTCTTTAACGGCCAGTCCCTGCCCCCGGCCTTCAGCGGCGTCGGCAGCCTGCCGGACAACCGTTTCCTGGCCGGCATCAGAAGCAAGGAAATCCAGGGCCAGCGCTACAACCAGCTGCGCCTGGACGACACGCCGCGCCAGATCAGCGCCCAGCTCGCCTCCCAGCATGGACAGAGCGAACTGAACCTGGGCTGGCTCACCCATCCCCGCACCGAGGGTCAGAGCAACGCCCGTGGCGAAGGCGCCGAGCTGCGTACCGACCGGGCCCTGGCGCTGCGGGGCGGCCAGGGGGTGTTGATCAGCGCCGCTGCGCGCAAGGGGGCCAGCGGCACGCAGCTGGATCGCGCCGAGATGCTGGGCCTGATGAGCGTGCTGCAAGAGGTGCAGCAGCAATTGGCTGACCTGGCCCAGACCCATCATGCCGATGACACGCAGGTGCAGACCTTCCGCCGTTTGCGCCAGCAGCTCGATGCGTGGGAGGCCGGCAGCAATACGCAGACCGACAACGATGGCGGCGGCGAGCCAGTGGTCGCCGTGACTGCACCGGCCGGCGTGGCCGTCACCAGCGAGGAAGGTGTGGTCATCGGCGCACAGAAGGAAGTCGATCTCATCAGCGCGGGCAACACGCAACTCTCTGTCGGCAAGAAGCTGCTGGCGCGCGTGGCGGAGAGTATCTGCCTGTTCGCCCAGCGCCTGGGCATCCAACTGATTGCCGCCAACGGCAAGCTGCAATTGCAGACGCATGGCGGCGATATCGAAGCGACCTCAGCCCGCCGCATCGTATTGACCGCCGCTGATGAAATCGTGCTGCAGGCACCCCGGCTGCGTCTGCTGGCACAGGGTGCGCAGATCGACCTGGGGGGTGATGCGATCACCCAGCAGAGCAGCGGCGACCACACGATCCGCTCGGCCAATTTCCATCACGTGAGCGCTGCCCACGGTGAGCCTCCCGGCGTAGCGTTGCCGCCCAGTGCGATGCGTACCGACGAGCGCTTCATCCTGGCCCGACGCGGCAGTGGCCGGCCTCACGTGCGGCAGCGCTATCGCATCGAGCTCGATGACGGCAGCGTCATCGAAGGTGTCACTGACGAACAGGGCCGAACTGCACTGAGCCAGGACATGGCCATGCGCATCGCGCGGCTGCGCATTGTGAAGGAGTAG
- a CDS encoding acyl-CoA synthetase yields the protein MPPDIAPRPAITAAHYRADAPSPYHWQIPEYFNIGLAACDRWADGSGRPAIIAEDGDGSVTTWSFDQIKVLSDQFANVLAEAGIGRGDRIGIYLSQRIETVITHIAAYKLGAVTVPLFYLFGPEAIAYRLDNSQAAALVTDAAGMDKLHLAGALPALKVVFNVEPTDIVLPQTTDFWDRLRAASPVFEPVATRADDAALIIYTSGTTGKAKGALHAHRVLLGHLPGVEVSHDGFPQAGDRFWTPADWAWIGGLLDVLLPSLYHGVAVVARRLEKFDAPAVFGLLARHGIRNVFFPPTALKMLRGTPDPRAQWDFALRSVASGGETLGDDLIAWGRSALGVTINEFYGQTECNLVVSSSSQLYPGASGSMGRAVPGHDVQIVDEEGGILPRGEVGNIAIRAPDPVMFLRYWRNEEATREKFAGDFLLTGDLGNMDEAGYIRYLGRNDDVITSAGYRIGPAPIEECLMRHPAVRIAAVVGIKDALRTEVVKAFVVLKEGHAPDAALVAALQQHVRAQLAAHEYPREIAFVDALPTTATGKIMRKALKESA from the coding sequence ATGCCCCCCGACATTGCGCCACGCCCCGCCATCACTGCCGCGCACTACCGTGCCGACGCCCCATCCCCCTACCACTGGCAGATCCCCGAGTACTTCAACATCGGCCTGGCCGCCTGCGACCGCTGGGCCGATGGCAGCGGGCGGCCCGCCATCATTGCGGAGGACGGCGATGGCAGCGTCACCACCTGGAGCTTCGATCAGATCAAGGTCTTGAGCGATCAGTTTGCCAACGTGCTCGCAGAGGCCGGCATCGGGCGTGGCGACCGCATCGGCATCTACCTGTCGCAACGCATCGAGACGGTCATCACCCACATCGCCGCCTACAAGCTGGGCGCGGTGACGGTGCCCCTGTTCTACCTGTTCGGGCCGGAAGCCATCGCCTACCGGCTCGACAACAGCCAAGCCGCCGCCCTGGTGACCGATGCGGCGGGCATGGACAAGCTGCATCTGGCCGGGGCATTACCGGCGCTGAAGGTGGTGTTCAACGTGGAGCCGACCGACATCGTGCTGCCCCAGACCACCGACTTCTGGGATCGCCTGCGCGCCGCTTCGCCAGTCTTTGAGCCGGTGGCCACGCGCGCTGACGATGCGGCCCTGATCATCTATACCTCGGGCACCACCGGCAAGGCCAAGGGCGCGCTGCATGCGCACCGCGTGCTGCTGGGCCACCTGCCCGGCGTGGAAGTCTCGCACGACGGTTTTCCGCAAGCCGGTGACCGCTTCTGGACGCCCGCCGACTGGGCCTGGATCGGCGGCCTGCTCGATGTGCTGCTGCCCTCGCTTTATCACGGCGTGGCGGTGGTGGCGCGGCGACTGGAGAAATTCGATGCACCCGCGGTGTTCGGCCTGCTGGCCCGGCATGGCATCCGCAACGTGTTCTTCCCGCCGACGGCCCTGAAGATGCTGCGCGGCACGCCCGATCCGCGCGCGCAATGGGACTTCGCGCTGCGCAGCGTGGCCAGCGGCGGCGAGACGCTGGGCGACGATCTGATCGCCTGGGGCCGTTCGGCCCTGGGCGTGACCATCAACGAGTTCTACGGCCAGACCGAATGCAACCTGGTGGTGTCTTCCTCGTCGCAGCTCTATCCGGGTGCCTCCGGCAGCATGGGGCGGGCGGTGCCGGGGCATGACGTGCAGATCGTGGATGAAGAGGGCGGGATCCTGCCGCGCGGCGAGGTGGGCAACATCGCCATCCGTGCGCCGGATCCGGTGATGTTCCTGCGCTACTGGCGCAATGAGGAAGCCACGCGCGAGAAGTTCGCGGGCGACTTCCTGCTTACGGGTGATCTGGGCAACATGGATGAGGCCGGCTACATCCGCTACCTGGGCCGCAATGATGACGTCATCACCAGCGCCGGCTATCGCATCGGCCCGGCGCCCATCGAGGAATGCCTCATGCGCCATCCGGCGGTGCGCATCGCGGCCGTCGTCGGCATCAAGGATGCGCTGCGTACCGAGGTGGTGAAGGCTTTTGTGGTCCTCAAGGAGGGACACGCCCCGGATGCCGCGCTGGTGGCGGCCCTGCAGCAGCACGTGCGCGCGCAGCTGGCGGCGCATGAATATCCGCGCGAAATTGCGTTCGTCGATGCGCTGCCTACCACGGCCACCGGCAAGATCATGCGCAAGGCGCTCAAGGAGAGCGCTTAG